GTTGCTTCTGCTTTAAGTAATTTAGGAAGTGTTTACTTTTCTCTGGGGGAATACCAAAAAGCGATTGAATTCCACCAACAGCGTTTAGTGATATCTAGGGAACTTGGCGATCGCTCCGGTGTGGGAAAAGCATTGCTGAATTTGGGAAATGTTTATTATTACCAAGGAGAGTTCTCAAAAGCAATTGATTTCTACCAACAAGCTTTAACCATCTTCCCCCAAATTGGTGATCGTCGAGGTGAAGGTCTTGTACTAGGTAATTTAGGAGCTGTTTACTCTTCCCTAGGGGAATACCAAAAAGCCATTAAGTTATATCAACAAAGTTTAGCAATTGCTCAAGAAATTGGCGATCGCGCAGTTCAAGGAACAAGGTTGAATAGTTTGGGAAATGCTTACAGTGATTTAGGGGAATCTCAAAAAGCGGTTGAGTTCCTCCAACAAGCTTTAAAAATTTTCCAACAAATAGGCGATCGTCCTCGTGAAGGTAATGTACTCAGTAGCTTGGGAAATGTTTACTATTCCCAGGGAGACTACAAACAAGGGATTGACTTCCACCAACAAAGTTTAGCAATCTTCAAAAAAATAGGCGATCGCTCCGGAGAAGGTGGTGCGTTGGGTGGTTTGGGAAATATTTACTATTCCTTGGGAGAATATCGAAAAGCGATTGAATTCCACCAACAGCGTTTACAAATCTCCAAACAAATTGGCGAACTTACTGGTGAAAGTGCTGCGCTGACAAATCTGGGAAATGCTTATGCTTCCCTCAAAGACTATCAAAAAGCGATTGCATCCTACCAACAAGCTTTAGCAATTGACAAAAAAATCGGGAATCGTTCCGGGATTGGGAAAGCGTTAGGTAATCTAGGAACAGTATATGATGCTTTAGGAGACTATCAAAAAGCCATAGACTTCTACCAACAACGTCTCAAAATTGCCAAAGAAATTGGTGAGCGTTCCGGGGAAGCATCTGTCCTCAATAATTTGGGGAATGTGTATGATGTTCAGGGAGAACCAAAAAAAGCCATTGACCTCTTCCAACAAGCTTTGGGAATCTTCAAACAAATAGGCGATCGCTTTGGTGAAGGTGCTGCGCTGAATAATTTGGGTTCTACTTTTAGGAAATCGGGAAATCTTTCCGCAGCAGAAAAAGTTTTAAAGCAGGGGATTGAAGTTTGGAAATCTCAACGAGGTAAACTAGCTGGTCGAGATGATTTAAAAATTTCTATTTTTGAGCAGCAAACACTTACCTATGAAATTTTGCAGCGAGTTTTAGTAGCTCAAAATAAAACCGACGCAGCTTTAGAAGTCTCAGAAAATGGACGCGCAAGAGCTTTTGTAGATTTATTAATTAGTCGCTTAAATCCTAATCAGAATGCTTCCCCAGAAATCAATATTAACCAAATTAAACAAATCGCCAAATCCCAAAATGCCACCCTGGTTCAATATTCAATCATTACTGATGAATTCAAAGTAGCAGGTAAAGAAGAAACTAAAGAATCGGAATTATATATCTGGGTAATTAAACCTACCGGAGAAGTCAGCTTCCGTAAAGCAGATTTAAAACCATTGTGGCAAAAAGAAAACACAACTTTAAAAGATATTGTAACTATCACCCGCGAATCAATTGGTGTTAGGGGTACAGCTTTTCGCGGTATTAATGTCTCCTATAATTCCGACGCACCCAAAGCGAGCAATAAACTCAAACGTCTCCACGAACTATTAATCAACCCCATCGCAGACTTATTACCCAAAAACCCTAACGACAGGGTTACATTCATTCCCCAAGGTAGCTTATTCCTGGTTCCCTTCTCAGCACTCCAAGACAAAGACGGGAAATATTTAATTGAAAAACACACCATTCTCACCTCTCCATCAATTCAGGTTCTCGATTTAACCCGCAAACAGAAACAACGCATCGGTAACAAACCCATCCAACCCAATAATCTGCTGATAGTCGGAAATCCCACCATGCCAGCAGTATCACCTAAAATTGGAGAAGCACCGCAACAATTATCAGCATTACCTGGTGCAGAAAGAGAAGCAAATGCCATTGGAAAATTATTTCAAACTCAATCTCTGACAGGTAATCAAGCCACAGAAACCGAGGTGAAAAAACGCTTATCCCAAGCTCGATTAATTCATTTAGCTACCCACGGATTATTTGATGATTTTCAAGGTTTAAATAGTAGTATTGCTTTAGCTCCAGGTAACAAAACAGACAAAAATAGTGATGGTCTTTTGACTGCTGGAGAAATCCTGGATTTAAAACTCAACGCCGAATTAGTCGTACTCAGCGCTTGCGATACCGGAAGAGGAAGAATTGCTGGAGATGGGGTAATAGGTTTATCTCGTTCCCTAATTACTGCGGGTGTACCCAGTGTCTTAGTATCGCTCTGGGCGGTTCCCGACGCGCCGACAGCCGAGTTAATGACGGAATTTTACAAAAACATCAGTAAAAGCCCTGATAAAGCCCAGGCGCTGCGACAGGCAATGTTAACGACGATGAAACAGCATCCTAATCCCAGTTCTTGGGCGGCTTTTACCCTAATTGGCGAAGCGGAGTAATAAGCTGATGTGCAGCTAAATGGTATAACCGAAAATTTAGAATTACCGTAGTGCGGGCATCTTAACCGCGTCCTCAAATCAGGGAGTGTCTCGCTCCCACTATGCATTTTGTACCCATCGCAACGGTGCCAAGGAAGTAGCTGAGACTGTTCTATCGCTGTAGCAGAATCCAGATGTAAAATCGATATAAAGCAATTCCCCATAACCTAAAACTTATAAACCACTATGACTAAAAAAATCTATCAACTCCCCCTAAGCTTCGAGCAAATTCTTAATCTTGTTCTACAACTTCCAGCACAGGAACAAGAAAAACTCATTCAAGAAATCAAGAAAACTGCTTCAACAAATCAAGATGAAGATTTACTTAGTGTTTTTGACAGAATCGGTAGAAATGCTCAAATCAAAGGACTAACGGAAGAAACTCTAGAAGAATTACTCGCCGATGAATCATAAACTAATTGTCATTGACACAAATGTTTTACTTAGTGCTGTCCTCAGTCCTAACGGAACAACCCGTCAAGCCTTAGATAAAGCCTATAAAGCATTCAAAATCGCCCAAAGCGAGGATACTTACCAAGAATTAAGCATACGAATCTATAAACCTAAATTTGATAAATATATCTCAGATACAGACCGACAAGATTTTTTGAACATAGTTAAAAAATACAGTCAATTTATAGAAATAAAATTTCAAGTAAATATCTGTAGAGACCCAGATGACAACAAGTTTTTAGAACTTCTTAAAGATGCTAAAGCTGAGTTTTTAATCACAGGGGATCGAGACCTTTTATCACTCAATACTTTAGCTGAATATCAAAACCAGATTATTACTCCCAGAGACTTTCTAAACCTTGATTGATTCAAATAGATATCAACCGAATTTAACTATGCGTTGCCTGAAACCCTTGTGCAGACTTTCCGGCGGAACATCTCTACATTGTTGCAGAAGTATGCGATTTGTCTGGTTGTTTTTAGTGATATTGGCTGGGTTACATTGGCTGCTGGCTTTATTTCTGAGCGGCTCTTTACCAGGTAATTATTGGCTCGCAGTAATCGTGAATAACATCTTGACCATACCTGCAATGCTCACTATAGTTGGTTTTCCCGTCCTCCTAGGAATAGTTGCTGTTGTTATTATTGTTGCTATTTGGAAAGAACTGAAATACCGACGCATTCCGTGGCAGTGGTTGAAAAACTTACTCCTGATTCCCCTA
The Calothrix sp. 336/3 DNA segment above includes these coding regions:
- a CDS encoding CHAT domain-containing tetratricopeptide repeat protein, yielding MANNRIQQSILISLFLFLSTSFVPNLAILSTTSQVLAQSNAQRKTEADNLLEEGIEQFQAGKLKAALLSYEKALQIYRQIKDRRGEAQALGNIGNAYYILGDYRKAIDFHQQGLVIFKQIGDRAGEGRSLGNLGVAYDALGEYQKAIEFHQQRLKIAKELGDRPGVASALSNLGSVYFSLGEYQKAIEFHQQRLVISRELGDRSGVGKALLNLGNVYYYQGEFSKAIDFYQQALTIFPQIGDRRGEGLVLGNLGAVYSSLGEYQKAIKLYQQSLAIAQEIGDRAVQGTRLNSLGNAYSDLGESQKAVEFLQQALKIFQQIGDRPREGNVLSSLGNVYYSQGDYKQGIDFHQQSLAIFKKIGDRSGEGGALGGLGNIYYSLGEYRKAIEFHQQRLQISKQIGELTGESAALTNLGNAYASLKDYQKAIASYQQALAIDKKIGNRSGIGKALGNLGTVYDALGDYQKAIDFYQQRLKIAKEIGERSGEASVLNNLGNVYDVQGEPKKAIDLFQQALGIFKQIGDRFGEGAALNNLGSTFRKSGNLSAAEKVLKQGIEVWKSQRGKLAGRDDLKISIFEQQTLTYEILQRVLVAQNKTDAALEVSENGRARAFVDLLISRLNPNQNASPEININQIKQIAKSQNATLVQYSIITDEFKVAGKEETKESELYIWVIKPTGEVSFRKADLKPLWQKENTTLKDIVTITRESIGVRGTAFRGINVSYNSDAPKASNKLKRLHELLINPIADLLPKNPNDRVTFIPQGSLFLVPFSALQDKDGKYLIEKHTILTSPSIQVLDLTRKQKQRIGNKPIQPNNLLIVGNPTMPAVSPKIGEAPQQLSALPGAEREANAIGKLFQTQSLTGNQATETEVKKRLSQARLIHLATHGLFDDFQGLNSSIALAPGNKTDKNSDGLLTAGEILDLKLNAELVVLSACDTGRGRIAGDGVIGLSRSLITAGVPSVLVSLWAVPDAPTAELMTEFYKNISKSPDKAQALRQAMLTTMKQHPNPSSWAAFTLIGEAE
- a CDS encoding putative toxin-antitoxin system toxin component, PIN family; protein product: MNHKLIVIDTNVLLSAVLSPNGTTRQALDKAYKAFKIAQSEDTYQELSIRIYKPKFDKYISDTDRQDFLNIVKKYSQFIEIKFQVNICRDPDDNKFLELLKDAKAEFLITGDRDLLSLNTLAEYQNQIITPRDFLNLD